One Penaeus vannamei isolate JL-2024 chromosome 27, ASM4276789v1, whole genome shotgun sequence genomic window carries:
- the LOC113806148 gene encoding uncharacterized protein: MVSQNAPIVFTGPSGFWILVMAPSLKKSYFSWHVAKRTLDSFLLLESCQKPTSLQQIGYEMRSTLRSSYTLTRAPARATGTRQRALNNTPTLTTPAHTPPTLHTKKLLITPPPSPPPPTPPTLHTKRLLITPPPSAPPPTPPTLHTKRLLITPPPSPPPPTPHPLSHTKRLLITPPPSPPPPTPPTLHTKRLLITPPPSPPPPTPHPLSHTKRLLITPPPSPPPPTPPTLHTKRLIITPPPHHPAHTPPTLPHKKTLNNTSTLTTPAHPAHTPHKKTLNNTSTLTTPAHTPPTLHRKKLLITPPPSPPPPTPHPHSTQKTLNSTSTLTTPPTPRPHSTQKDS; encoded by the exons ATGGTGAGTCAAAATGCTCCCATTGTTTTCACTGGACCTTCTGGTTTCTGGATCCTAGTGATGGCCCCAAGTCTCAAAAAGTCCTATTTTTCTTGGCACGTGGCTAAAAGAACCTTAgactcgttcctgcttctggaaagtt GCCAAAAACCCACATCCCTCCAGCAGATCGGATATGAAATGAGGAGTACATTGAGGAGCTCTTATACCCTCACacgcgcccccgcccgcgccaCAGGGACTCGtcagagg GCTCTTAataacacccccaccctcaccacccccgcccacaccccgcccacactCCACACAAAAAAACTCTTAAtaacacctccaccctcaccacccccgcccaccccgcccacactcCACACAAAAAGACTCTTAATAACACCTCCACCCtcagcacccccccccaccccgcccacactcCACACAAAAAGACTCTTAAtaacacctccaccctcaccacccccgcccacaccccacccactctcccacacAAAAAGACTCTTAAtaacacctccaccctcaccacccccgcccaccccacccacactccaCACAAAAAGACTCTTAAtaacacctccaccctcaccacccccgcccacaccccacccactctcccacacAAAAAGACTCTTAAtaacacctccaccctcaccacccccgcccaccccacccacactccaCACAAAAAGACTCATAATAACACCTCCACCTCACCACCctgcccacaccccgcccacactcccacacaaaaAGACTCTTAAtaacacctccaccctcaccaccccagcccaccccgcccacactcCACACAAAAAGACTCTTAAtaacacctccaccctcaccacccccgcccacaccccacccacactccaCAGAAAAAAACTCTTAAtaacacctccaccctcaccacccccgcccacaccccacccacactccaCACAAAAGACTCTTAATagcacctccaccctcaccaccccgcccacaccccgcccacactCCACACAAAAAGACTCTTAA